The genomic window gtacACTCAACAGCTAGATTATGGCTGCGtctgaaaactggaaaatgctgctgTCGGAAGACACATTtcaggtaggaaggcatcaaggcacatccgaatccaatgttagcagacatcccaagtctcccggaagttccgggagtctcccgcatattgatagcggctccctgatgcccgcAAATTAGTTAAAATCTCCCGGAATCTAGAGCGCGCGAGCAAGAGCGCGCATAGAGACTGTGTTTCAAACCAGCGCGCGCACGccagagagggagagggagcgagagagagagtgtgtgcgaAGCGCATGTATGACAGAGAGCATCCCGAATGGCCTTTTtcggcaaatcaaccaatcaattatCAGTGAGGTGAGTTGACAAGTTTCATTTCATGTGCATATTATTCAGGCAAGTTGCCAAGGctacatgaaaacaacaaactcCTTAGACCTGTTTAAAGttgcaatggaaaataaataaaagcagtttACATAAATAGTATAAGCAGCTTATAAATAGTAAAAGTAatctacatatttaaacataattaacGAATAATTGCATATGCCTATAGCTTATAGgcatggggggggggggggggtgatacctccctgaaatgactttttgcagGTTGGGATGTCTGTGTTagtttcacttcctgtttcctgaaataccttcatctgatcgatttttcgaggcagcatagatgtatcctcaactgcctttgatatcccacaatcctgtgctttccattctgtgacagttgagctagaaaaataaagatggtgtCCGAAAGTTGCATTTGCTGGCCAGTTTGtgagtaaatgtacatttttgaccaaaattttccacttttgatgtcatttctagcaaGAAATGACTACTgcagtaattaaatatttgtttagttctcactaaagctcgcgctatattggGGTAGATCATGAAACTCttatgctgcctcagaagtctgtctgaaatccatttcatgaggtgccttcatgcacaaatgctgccTTACAATAGGGTGACACGGGACAGTCCCGGTTTTGGTGTTCTGTCCCCGACTGGGGCTGTCCCCAGAAATGTCCCCGTTTTATAGCTCCTTCAAAACAACCCgcaaatacattacaaaaaaacccAACCAGCATACAACAGCCTGTTGGTTTTCAGATGAATTGTGTAGTGATCAGGTTCACCAACAGGGGGGCTCTGCAGCTACACTTGGTTGCCCGCGCACCGCTACTTAATGAAGAACGTATCTGGATCTGGACCGCGCCATTATcgtcaaatatcaaaataaacatcgTTATCGGTTTAAAGGTAGTAACATACTAgctattcatgttaaattaaagtaatactGTTTATGTTTTATAACAGGCCCTCAACAGGttgttttgcacaattttaaacGTCCACAAAAGTTCCACAGTCACAACGCAGCATTTTCAAACATATCACGAGGTGAAGGTACACTcagatatgaataaaaataaaataaaacaaataatacaCGTGCATCTGACTTTATGCTTAAAATGagtctaaaatgcaaaataatagttaaaaaaagtttaaagttaAACAGTTGTAATTTCTGTATAGCCTAcagtaaaacagcttgtgaaaagtaaaatattaaatccaaaatgttaaaaaaatatttgttaaatgccgttttatatgttttatcatctttatttttgtaatgtaaagTCATTTTGTAAAGTCATACTTGCGTTATAACAAGCATATTGTTTTGAACTGCTTTTACAATGCTTTTATAAATCATGTAATAGTTTTTTGGTGGATTGTATTAAAACCAGAGCAAAACTCCTAATAATCaaactaaatcataattattaatgtaataatataaggAGGAACccacaacaattaaaaacaaaaacgttcaaaaattgtattgtccccgttttttaataattagataacaaattagattttggtgatattttgaccactcaaataggaaatgtccccGGTTTCCATTTCGGAAATCTGGTCAGAAAGCCTAAACAAAATAAGGGATTAATGTTAGGACTTTGATAATGTCAAGTAAATAACAAAACTACACCTTATCGTCAACTGATAGGCCTACATAATTTTAAACAccatacacatttttaaatgattaacgGCCCTCACCGTCTGAAACATTAAAACACACAGTCATTGGTTTAACGACTCAGGCATTCGGACggttcaaaatgctaaaaacaacaTATAATAGCCTAATAAAGAGAAGTTtagaaaatgtgtattttaccTGCTTATTTTCGCTTCACGTCCACGAACAGCTGCACTCCTAATGATTCCAGTCAGCTCCGCTGCTCCAATCACCGTGCGCTTTGAAGAGACTTTGAAGTATCCCTGCGCCGGGCGGGAATTCCTTCAGTTCGAATATTTAAACTCTACATTGTTGAAATGTCCGCGTATTTCATCAAAGAATGTATAATCATATTATATTACGATATTATATTATGAGAAGAAATTCGTTACGAAACGAAACATTGAACGCAGCAGAACTACTTTGGCAAGCGGAACAGTCAGAGTAGTGATtaagtccaaaaaaaaaaaaaatttcacagTTTCATGTTTTCACATTATTTAACAGCGTATATgtaaatttacattatatttctgCAATTTTACAGAATACTCAAAATACaggaaaaatctgtaaaataaaacagtaaaaaaaaaaaagattttaaatattatattggGTGTCACTGTCCACCTTAGAaataatcattaaatatatgatattaatcatatcataggtctataataaaatgtcatttatcgTTACTActctatattaaattattataggAACCccttcaatgctttcagaatctttactttaaaaaaaaaataaataaataaataaataataataataacaatagtcctatattttaaatatatatttttatattaacaatttaatgacagttgggctatatttattaaacaataatgaattatttatcaaaatgaacagaaaatagtaaaaaaaaaaaagttttaaacaaGTGTTAacttaaattattaacattatttagcTAAATTATTTGTATCAGTACTGTGTGCCTTTTGCCCCATGCTGGTTTTTACCCAGTTTGTGAGGTAAAAGGCACCCCTCGCGATGCCACCcttatattatttataagatttttaaacaaaatatatccACTTTTATAACCAGAACCTCAAACCCCCACGTAATTCGCACCATGAATGCAATTTAAAACCTATTGTTTTCAATCAATTTAGTTTAATAAATACACATATTTTAGATTTCTTAGAAATATAACAACAATCACATATcccaaacaaaaatgaaacattttagtaGAGAACAAACCATCACGGTTGTTTAAATGTAGTCTTGAGCAATTCGTTTCGCATTGTGTCAGTCAGAAACAGCGCCACCTGGCGCAGCATAACGTCAGAGCAAGTCGTCTTGTTTTTCAATGAAACCCAAAAGtgttgttttaaatttttaaagcaGATCAAATtgattgttttataataaatgtaattctCCGTGAGTTTTCGTTCAACTTTAAACCTATTTTTGTACTACAATTTACAAGTAGGCCTATGTCCCGCATGTCATGTGACTCAGACTTTGATTGATGACGTATCTGCTTTGAGTTGACATTTTATATTGGCCTTTTCACATCAcggtaaacattttttttatatatttcctAGTTCTGCGTGATTATGTCCACGGATGTTTTGGAAGCTACAGTAAGTAGATTCATCTGGGcttttttcaaattaattatGAATTTGATTGTGTTAGCTCGATTGTTTTGCgtgtttgattgtttttaaatgaacGTGTGGAATTACAAAAGAGACATTTATATCACTGTTGGGTAACAGAGTAAGACAGAGTAAAACtatacagacaaacaaacactcTACAAACTGATAAACCATACTTTAAGATGAAAGCCATTATATTATGAAGGTTGATTTGAACTAAAAGCATGAGGACTGTTTCTTGTTCAAcaaaagtatttttcataaaagtCTAGCTTTcatatgtgttttatattttgtaattttataaagtttattcattacaatttcTGTTGGCCAAAGCAATGCTTTGAGATGTCTTATGATCATatacaaaatgttaattaaaaaaacataaacctACACTGGGAATAATACTGTAAGTTCATCATAAATCATCATAAAACAGTTCATCAGTATCTCACCTGTCCTGCAGGTGATGCTGGAGGCTTTACGGGTGACGGAGCTTCGTCTTCTGCTCTCCAAGATGGGCAAGAGTAAAAGCGGCCTGAAGAAGGACCTGATGAAGAGAGTCTCAGATCTGCTGCACAATGACTGCAGTCCTGAGCTGCTGTCTGCTGTCCGAGAGCTTCACAAACTCCGGCAGGTTTCTAAAGACGCCCGCAGGAGCTCAAAGCCCAGTTCTGTCCAGATCATCTCCATGCCAGAGTGTCTCTCGCCCGGCAAACCACAATCACCCATATCTATCTGTGCAGAACCACAGATGATCAAACTGCCCTTCTATCAGACGCTGGACACCATTCTGCCTCCTACACCTCTGGGTATGATGCATATGTAGAAAAAATATggtttttaataatgcattcaGTTTTTAGTATCTTATATTAATTTCAACACTAAACTGAATCATATTAATCAgtttccccacagacaaaatcaagacCCGTCCTGCATTTGTAGCCATTTCATTCAGAtaaatacatcacaatagggataAAAAAGACTTcagtttcatgctgactttaagtgCACTGAAataatttactataaattaaataatcaaaCTAATTCCTTTAATCAGATAAATTTAACCTAAATTTTTGTGtacatgtatgtatattttttcatgtttttagtgCCCACTTGTGGAGGAATCATGCAAAACTCCGATTTCTTGATTCATCTCAGTGAGAATCAACAGACTCAGATCCAGAACAGCCGGTGAGTTTCTGTCTCGTCTTTATTCATTCATCTGAACTTTAATGACAGTGTTGTGCTGTTGTTTGTAGTGAGGGATGTTGACATTGTGAAATAATCTGTATAAGTTCACCTAAGGAACACAtctgtagtttttgtgttttgtgttctttttaacattttaacaacATGCTAGAAACTTTTTTGCAACATATCTTAACTGTCTTCTCACTTAGTGTTTGTCTCTTGTTAAGATATTaatcattttctgaaaaatgtatccaaattaagtgagtttatgcttaagAAAAGCAAAATATCATCCAATGGGGTTGGAGAAAATAATCAGATTTTTCCTCTGAAATAAGATgatttttctgaccccactgacagatattttttcctttttttatgcataattttttatcagtttttcaGAAAgcttgagtcattttacttcttaaataaatgtatcttaatttaagaatgtttatgtgctgaaaacaagacaaaaatactgagaaaGAACATCATTTAAGCTTTCAAATGTTCGCTTTTGTGCAcctctgtttattattttttctaagATAGTAACACATGcaatgcagaattcaaatgaaaaGAGAACTGAACCAAATGTGCATTTTAAACATGGCTCTGAAAAGATAAACTTGAGTGAGTTGATTCACTGAGGAAGTGAGTTGAATAGCCATATTGAGTCCATGATTCAGAATTATGACTCTTGTTTGATTCACATTGGTTTGTCTCACTCTGACTGTGTTTGCAGCACTGCTTCTGTGCCTCATATTGTGTTTGATCATGGTGTATAATTGTTGTATTTTAACTTGTGTTCTTGGGTTATTAAAGCTCTTTTCTTCCTTCCATCAGGACGTCTCAGTCTGGCTCGACGTCTGTTCAGGTGGTGCTCAGGTGAAACTCTAATGCAAAAGAAGTggagagaaataaaaataaaataaatcacacaTATTGCTGTTCAACCGCATTAATTTTGTGTTAAATGTGTCTTTCAGGATTTCTTACAGTGAGAGCGTCGGTGTTGAAGAAGATCAGTATCCACCGCACCTCGTTGTTTCAGTTAATCACGCTAACTGTCCCGTACAGGTGACGTATGACAGCTAACATAATGTCAATATACCAAACTACTGAAatactaaaatctgtttttacCTTTACAatatactgacaaccaccaaaaACAGGTGCTAAAGAGAAAGCGacatgtattgtattgtattttccttaaatgtataAGATGTGCACAGTGTCATACAAACTATTACAAAACATGATCATGATAACAcacaataatgcaataaacgACATAAGATGTAACATAAGACATTTGCATAATTGATAAGGATAAACTAAGAAGAAATGTATGTTTTAATGAAGAACCATCAAAAGTGAGGATTCTGGGAAAGtcagtttacagtttttcactgtaaattataagatGACTTGGTTTTTTCAGtaccaaaaactgtaaatttaacagtatttgAAGTGTCCTGTTAGGTTTATCAGTTATTCACTGTATATATGAAGATAAATTAAGGTAATCATTTTTAAGGtagcattttttacagtgtagtttaaTTTTGTCTCATTTTCATGTGTTGTTCCCAGTGTTCCTATTCATCCAATAAAATGGGGACGGAGCCTTCTCGTCCGTGTCTTCCGATCAACATCACACCTGAGTTGTATATTACATTCACAAATCGATTCTCGGTGGTGTGGGGAAACTTCGGCAAGGTACGGAATTAATCCCGCATAATAATATTCAAACACAACGAGGCTGAAAGCGAGTAGTCAGTGCTCTCGTGTGTCTGTCTGCAGAATTATTGTGTGGCGGTGTATCTGGTGAGGGTGGTGTCGTCTCAGGAGTTGCTGGTTCAGCTGCGCAGTACGGCGGTGGAGCAGCAGGAGCTCTGCAGACGCCGAGGTGAGAGCGCTTCAGCTGGGCaccatcttaaaggtgccctagagccctttttcacaagatgtaatataagtctaaggtgtcccctgaatgtgtctgtgaagtttcagctcaaaataccccacagatttatttttattcatttttttaactgcctattttggggcatcattataaatgcgccgttTCAGCGCGcatcccctttaaatctcacgctcaccgcccccgagctctcgactataatacagtgcataaacaaagttcacacagc from Megalobrama amblycephala isolate DHTTF-2021 linkage group LG17, ASM1881202v1, whole genome shotgun sequence includes these protein-coding regions:
- the pias4b gene encoding E3 SUMO-protein ligase PIAS4b isoform X1, coding for MDVPGFSVLVFFVFFLFCVRTVTVDFMVMKREFCVIMSTDVLEATVMLEALRVTELRLLLSKMGKSKSGLKKDLMKRVSDLLHNDCSPELLSAVRELHKLRQVSKDARRSSKPSSVQIISMPECLSPGKPQSPISICAEPQMIKLPFYQTLDTILPPTPLVPTCGGIMQNSDFLIHLSENQQTQIQNSRTSQSGSTSVQVVLRISYSESVGVEEDQYPPHLVVSVNHANCPVQCSYSSNKMGTEPSRPCLPINITPELYITFTNRFSVVWGNFGKNYCVAVYLVRVVSSQELLVQLRSTAVEQQELCRRRVSEKLCSDPESEVATTGLQVSLICPLAKMRMSVPCRARGCAHLQCFDASFYLQMNERKPRWTCPVCHRYAPFDALRIDSLLCEVLESYGEDVEEIEYLSDSTWRAVRHDKDDKNKESAPHPLKHKGNSKPADVVVVDLTQFSSDDEDFQKEETVSTHLEDKSVHFRKSGIVKTSGAKSRKTQVRKY
- the pias4b gene encoding E3 SUMO-protein ligase PIAS4b isoform X2, translating into MDVPGFSVLVFFVFFLFCVRTVTVDFMVMKREVMLEALRVTELRLLLSKMGKSKSGLKKDLMKRVSDLLHNDCSPELLSAVRELHKLRQVSKDARRSSKPSSVQIISMPECLSPGKPQSPISICAEPQMIKLPFYQTLDTILPPTPLVPTCGGIMQNSDFLIHLSENQQTQIQNSRTSQSGSTSVQVVLRISYSESVGVEEDQYPPHLVVSVNHANCPVQCSYSSNKMGTEPSRPCLPINITPELYITFTNRFSVVWGNFGKNYCVAVYLVRVVSSQELLVQLRSTAVEQQELCRRRVSEKLCSDPESEVATTGLQVSLICPLAKMRMSVPCRARGCAHLQCFDASFYLQMNERKPRWTCPVCHRYAPFDALRIDSLLCEVLESYGEDVEEIEYLSDSTWRAVRHDKDDKNKESAPHPLKHKGNSKPADVVVVDLTQFSSDDEDFQKEETVSTHLEDKSVHFRKSGIVKTSGAKSRKTQVRKY
- the pias4b gene encoding E3 SUMO-protein ligase PIAS4b isoform X3 encodes the protein MLEALRVTELRLLLSKMGKSKSGLKKDLMKRVSDLLHNDCSPELLSAVRELHKLRQVSKDARRSSKPSSVQIISMPECLSPGKPQSPISICAEPQMIKLPFYQTLDTILPPTPLVPTCGGIMQNSDFLIHLSENQQTQIQNSRTSQSGSTSVQVVLRISYSESVGVEEDQYPPHLVVSVNHANCPVQCSYSSNKMGTEPSRPCLPINITPELYITFTNRFSVVWGNFGKNYCVAVYLVRVVSSQELLVQLRSTAVEQQELCRRRVSEKLCSDPESEVATTGLQVSLICPLAKMRMSVPCRARGCAHLQCFDASFYLQMNERKPRWTCPVCHRYAPFDALRIDSLLCEVLESYGEDVEEIEYLSDSTWRAVRHDKDDKNKESAPHPLKHKGNSKPADVVVVDLTQFSSDDEDFQKEETVSTHLEDKSVHFRKSGIVKTSGAKSRKTQVRKY